The DNA sequence AAGAAACCGAGAATTAAAGGAAGTGTGATGATCCAGGGAAATTACTTCTTCATTAAAACTAATTAAATCCGATTCTTCATAAAACCGAGCATCATGTAATTTCTTGATACTTTGATTGATGGAAAACGGATTGAAAAGCGTCCCAAAAGGATTATTAAAAGTTTGCAATTGTCCATCTTGAAGCAAATCGCTCATTTCGGTTGCAAAGCAAGAACCGATTGAAAAGATTTGATCTTCAACTTCAATTTTTTTATCGGAATTGGGAATATCTACTTCTGTTCTAAATTTCATTGGTCAAGGAGACGATTATGATTTGTTAATGTGATGATGAAGGAGAATTCTTATTTAGCTTTCTCTGCGCAATAAGTAATTAGCAAGTTCTACAAACGGCTTTTTCTTTTCGTCGGAAACATTGATTTTATTGAGATACTGCTGAGCAAGATCATTATGTTCCTGAATAAGATGTAACGCTTTCTCATCCACTCTTGCACGACGGAATATTTTTTCTACGCTGTAGACTTTGTCCACATTATCGGTTTTCTTAGAATACCAAAATTCGAGTTCTTTCTTTTCTTCTTCGGTTGCGTGTTCCTTGGCTAAAAGATACAGGACCGTTTTTTTATTTTCGTAAATATCTCCTGCATGTTGTTTACCAATTTGTTCCTGGTTACCGAATACATCTAAATAATCATCCATGATCTGGAAAGCAATTCCAACATGTTTTCCAAAATTGAAAATGGCTTTTGCATCTTTAAAATCTGCACCGGCGATTAATGCACCAATTTCAAAAGAGGAAGCACTTAGAATCCCTGTTTTGTAGGTAATCATTCTGATGTAATCATTGAAAGTAACTTCTTCCTGAGTCTCAAAATTGATATCATATTGTTGACCTTCACAAAGCAATAAACCAGTATGAATGAAAACACGCATGCATGCTTTATACAAATCAGGTTCTAGATTTTCAAAAAATTTAATGGCTTTGAACATCAAGGCATCTCCGGAAAGAATCCCTGTATTAATTCCATGCAAAGTATGAATAGTAGCTTTACCGCGTCGAAGTGGCGCTTCATCCATAATATCATCATGAATCAAGGTGAAGTTATGAAAAAACTCTATTGCTAAAGCAGGTCTAATTGCTTTCTTTAAATCACCACCAAACATTTCACACGCCATCAAGACCATCATCGGACGAAGTCTTTTTCCACCATGTGAAATAATATAATTCATGGGAGCATAAAGTTCCTCGGGTTTATCTTTGAAGATATATTTTTGAATCGCGGTAGCAACCATCTCCTGATATTCATCTAAAAACTGCATAAATTTCTTGTTTGTGCAAAAATACGATTTAAAATAATTCTTTACCTATTAAAACAGGCACAAAAAAGAAGCCGTCTCATAACTATATGAAACGGCTTTTTTTATGTTTTTCTCACGGACTCCTGTCAGAGCATGGGTGTCAACTATTAGAATCTCAGAAGGTCAGTTGGAGTATTGAGACACTTTCTCCTATTATATAAAATATCTATTATCTAAAAAACACCACTACCAAATAAGTAACTCCTGCAACAAAGGCAGAAATTGGTATGGTTAAAATCCAAGCCCACAATAAACTTACGGTAATTCCCCAGCGAACTGCAGAAACTCTTTTGGTTACGCCTACCCCGATAATTGCACCGGTAATAGTATGGGTTGTTGAAACTGGAATTCCGAAATGTTCTGAAATGAAAAGCGTAATTGCTCCAGCAGTTTCAGCTGCCACTCCTTCTAATGGAGTAACTTTCGTAATACGTGTTCCCATGGTTTTTACAATTTTCCAACCGCCACTCATGGTTCCTAAAGCAATCATTAAAAATGACGTAAAAGGAACCCAGAAGTAATGTTCTACAAAATAATTAAACTGGTGCGTACTGTCTAAAGCTAAATAAACAGGATCGTGTAAAGTCTGTGTATGATGGTAAATCACAGCTGCTCCAATAATACCCATTACCTTTTGCGCATCATTGGTACCATGTCCTAAACTGAACAAGGCTGATGAAACTAACTGTAATTTCTTAAAAACATTATCGGCTTTTCTAGGGCTTGATCTTTTCGAAACATTGACGATAAACAAAGTGATTACAATCGAAATCGCAGAACCAATCAATGGTGCCAGGAAGATGAATAAAAAGATCGGAATCACTTTATCATACCTGACGACATCCTGCGTAAAGAGTTGCTTAAAGGCCAGAATCAGTTTATCAAAAGTAGCCAAGTCCGGTTGAGCCAAAGCAATCACATGATAATCAGTCACCAAGGCATGCATTAACGCAGCACCTAAGAAACCACCAATTAAGGTATGTGATGAAGAGGAAGGAATCCCAAACCACCAAGTTAATAAGTTCCACGCGATTGCGGCAACCAGACCCGCAAAGATGACTTCAAGATTAATGAAGTCGGTATTAACGGATTTGGCAATCGTATTCCCGATCTTAAATTCTCCGATAACATAGGCAGCCAGGAAAAATGCTGCAAAATTCCAGACGGCAGCCCAAAGAACTGCTTGGAAAGGGGTTAATACTTTTGTTGAAACGATGGTCGCAATAGAATTTGCGGCATCGTGAAACCCATTGATATAGTCAAATATTAAGGCTAATACAATGATTATTATAAGTAGAATCGGTAAATCCATTCTTTTCTTTATACTAAGTTAGGGAATAGATTAAGCGTATTTAATCAAAATACTGTCAATCGTGTTTGCAACATCTTCTGCTTTGTCAGTCACTGTTTCCAGATATTCCAAAACTGATTTTACTTTAATAATTAAGAGTGCATCATTGGTATCAAACAATTTAACAATTGCCTGACTCAATACGTCATCAGCGATATTTTCGAAAGAGTTGATTTTAATACAAGATTCTTTGACTGCTTTTGGATCTTTAAAATCGTTCAAGTTTTTAAGAGCCAATTGAACTTCAAGACAAGATTTGTAAATTAAAAGAGTAAATTCAGTGTAAGCAGGATCCAGTGGTGCTTTGTATAAATAAATATATTTAGCAGACGCATACATAAAATCAGCAATATCATCTAAACCACTCGCTAAATGACTGATGTCTTCTCTGTCAAATGGAGTGATGAAGTTTTCTCCTAACTGCACGAAAATTTCATGTGTTAAATCATCCATTCTGTGTTCGTAGTCACTCATGTGTTGTAACATGGTGTCATCATTAATGTCAAAGTCAAGTAAACTTTCGTGAAATTCTTTTGACATCGCTACAAGCTCTTCTGCTACTTTTTCAAACAGTACAAAAAACACTTTGTCTTTCGGCTGGAACATTTTAAAAATATTTCCGATTCCCATTTTAATTCATTTAATAATTAGTGGTGCAAATTTCCGAAAAAGAGTGATAGGTTTCTCGTTTTTATATTAATCTTTCTTAACATTGAAAAATAGTTGCCAACAAAAATTCGATTACAATTTCCTAAGATATTTAATTAATAAAAAAAAAACCACAAAGTCACAAAAGTTTCAGGTAAAAATTATTCCAAAAAGTTCATCAAGGATTTTCAAATTAGCGTGCTATCTATTTTGGAAGTAAGAGCTTATTCTTTGGTTTTGTTTTTTATTAAAAATGAAACTCAATCTTAATTAAAAAATACAAAAAATATAAATTCAAAACATTGCATATTTGCCCCGAGGCGAACTTTGCGCGTTAAACAGTTTCAAAAGAAAATTATAAAAACTTGCGCCTCTGCGTCAATAAAACGACTTATGCTTTTCTGATAGGAGAA is a window from the Kaistella flava (ex Peng et al. 2021) genome containing:
- a CDS encoding polyprenyl synthetase family protein — translated: MQFLDEYQEMVATAIQKYIFKDKPEELYAPMNYIISHGGKRLRPMMVLMACEMFGGDLKKAIRPALAIEFFHNFTLIHDDIMDEAPLRRGKATIHTLHGINTGILSGDALMFKAIKFFENLEPDLYKACMRVFIHTGLLLCEGQQYDINFETQEEVTFNDYIRMITYKTGILSASSFEIGALIAGADFKDAKAIFNFGKHVGIAFQIMDDYLDVFGNQEQIGKQHAGDIYENKKTVLYLLAKEHATEEEKKELEFWYSKKTDNVDKVYSVEKIFRRARVDEKALHLIQEHNDLAQQYLNKINVSDEKKKPFVELANYLLRRES
- a CDS encoding inorganic phosphate transporter, which produces MDLPILLIIIIVLALIFDYINGFHDAANSIATIVSTKVLTPFQAVLWAAVWNFAAFFLAAYVIGEFKIGNTIAKSVNTDFINLEVIFAGLVAAIAWNLLTWWFGIPSSSSHTLIGGFLGAALMHALVTDYHVIALAQPDLATFDKLILAFKQLFTQDVVRYDKVIPIFLFIFLAPLIGSAISIVITLFIVNVSKRSSPRKADNVFKKLQLVSSALFSLGHGTNDAQKVMGIIGAAVIYHHTQTLHDPVYLALDSTHQFNYFVEHYFWVPFTSFLMIALGTMSGGWKIVKTMGTRITKVTPLEGVAAETAGAITLFISEHFGIPVSTTHTITGAIIGVGVTKRVSAVRWGITVSLLWAWILTIPISAFVAGVTYLVVVFFR
- a CDS encoding DUF47 domain-containing protein codes for the protein MGIGNIFKMFQPKDKVFFVLFEKVAEELVAMSKEFHESLLDFDINDDTMLQHMSDYEHRMDDLTHEIFVQLGENFITPFDREDISHLASGLDDIADFMYASAKYIYLYKAPLDPAYTEFTLLIYKSCLEVQLALKNLNDFKDPKAVKESCIKINSFENIADDVLSQAIVKLFDTNDALLIIKVKSVLEYLETVTDKAEDVANTIDSILIKYA